A genomic stretch from Mycobacterium cookii includes:
- a CDS encoding PPOX class F420-dependent oxidoreductase translates to MAPTFADVAKAQYVLLTTFTKDGRPKPTPIWAANDGDRLLMITQAKSWKVKRIRNTPRVTLAICDMQGHPKSEAIEATATILDSSQTGHVYNAIGREYGIVGKVFNVFSKLRGGMKNNVGLEVRAAA, encoded by the coding sequence GTGGCCCCGACCTTTGCAGACGTCGCCAAGGCGCAGTATGTCCTACTCACGACCTTCACCAAGGATGGTCGGCCCAAGCCCACCCCGATCTGGGCAGCCAACGACGGCGACCGACTGCTGATGATCACCCAGGCAAAGTCGTGGAAGGTCAAGCGGATTCGCAACACGCCCCGCGTCACCCTGGCGATCTGTGACATGCAAGGACATCCGAAAAGCGAGGCCATCGAAGCGACCGCGACCATCCTGGACTCATCGCAGACCGGTCATGTCTACAACGCCATCGGTCGTGAATACGGCATCGTCGGCAAAGTTTTCAACGTGTTCAGCAAGCTGCGCGGCGGCATGAAGAACAACGTCGGCCTGGAAGTGCGCGCCGCTGCCTAG
- a CDS encoding SDR family oxidoreductase: protein MKPSAVADKVVAITGGARGIGLATATVLQGLGAKVAIGDIDRVAVKESSSQLGLQVGRRLDVTDRRSFTDFLDAVEERLGPLDVLINNAGVIAVGSAVDEADAITRRLLDVNIYGVILGTKLASQRMLPRGHGHVINIASLASVVPTEGIATYCATKHAVLGYTDTVRMENRGSGVHFSAIMPTLTNTEMIDGVGHAKGLRNAEPNDVARAVAAVIAKPKPRVPVPPSIGRVVAGQRLMPQRMREAMGRALGTDRVFTSDVEVDQRKNYARRTGTS, encoded by the coding sequence ATGAAACCTTCCGCTGTCGCAGACAAGGTGGTCGCCATCACCGGTGGCGCGCGTGGGATCGGTCTGGCAACGGCAACGGTTCTGCAGGGGTTGGGCGCCAAGGTCGCGATCGGTGACATCGACCGGGTGGCCGTCAAGGAGTCGAGCAGTCAGTTGGGCCTGCAGGTCGGCCGCCGACTCGACGTGACGGATCGACGATCCTTCACCGATTTCCTCGACGCTGTCGAGGAAAGGCTGGGGCCGCTCGACGTGCTGATCAACAACGCCGGGGTCATCGCAGTCGGCAGTGCGGTCGATGAGGCCGACGCGATCACCCGTCGACTGCTCGACGTCAACATCTACGGCGTGATCCTGGGAACCAAGCTCGCGTCACAACGCATGCTGCCGCGCGGTCACGGTCACGTCATCAACATCGCGTCTCTGGCCAGCGTAGTACCGACGGAAGGTATCGCAACCTATTGCGCCACAAAGCATGCCGTGCTCGGATACACCGACACCGTTCGGATGGAAAACCGTGGCAGCGGTGTGCACTTCTCGGCGATCATGCCGACGCTGACCAATACCGAGATGATCGACGGCGTCGGGCACGCGAAGGGATTGCGGAATGCCGAGCCGAACGATGTCGCCCGGGCCGTCGCCGCCGTGATCGCCAAACCGAAACCGCGCGTGCCGGTTCCACCTTCGATCGGCAGGGTCGTAGCGGGGCAGCGTTTGATGCCGCAGCGTATGCGTGAGGCGATGGGGCGCGCACTGGGCACGGACCGTGTTTTCACCAGCGACGTCGAGGTCGACCAGCGCAAGAACTACGCCCGGCGCACCGGAACGTCGTGA
- a CDS encoding flavin-containing monooxygenase, whose amino-acid sequence MTHKRSVRVAIIGAGMSGICMAVKLQDAGIDSFTIFEKADDVGGTWRDNTYPGLTCDIPSRYYSYSFRPNPNWTHLLPPGPEIRAYFQQVAHERGIRPHIRFGADVSRAEYHDGTWRLTTAAGEETFDVLITATGVLRVPRYPDITGRETFAGAAFHSSRWDHSVTLPDKRIGVIGSGSTGVQIVAELGGNVRQLKLFQRTAQWICPMPNLRYSLLTRTALRRWPKLNGLPYRFWGWYVRYFFGKAPIRPGLQRAVVTFLSRWNLRLSVRDKQLRAKLTPKDLPMCKRLIFAGHFYRSVQQPGVEVITDAIDHIEPRGVVTADGTLHELDVLVYATGFDARAYVRPLEVIGETGLTLDEAWADGPVAYRSVAVPGFPNLFMLMGPHSPIGNQSLIPVAEDQADYATWWINQLRDGVVHAAAPTEAATKEYNESMKAAMPQTIWVTGCSSWYLGKDGLPELFPWTPETHHELLRQPELAHFDVRTA is encoded by the coding sequence ATGACGCACAAGCGGTCGGTGAGGGTCGCGATAATCGGCGCCGGAATGTCGGGCATCTGCATGGCAGTCAAGCTGCAAGACGCCGGCATCGACTCCTTCACGATTTTCGAGAAGGCCGACGACGTCGGCGGCACCTGGCGCGACAACACCTATCCCGGCCTCACCTGCGATATCCCGTCGCGCTACTACTCGTACTCCTTCCGGCCCAACCCAAATTGGACGCATCTGCTGCCGCCGGGCCCAGAGATCCGGGCGTATTTTCAACAGGTGGCGCACGAACGCGGGATTCGTCCTCACATCCGGTTCGGCGCTGATGTCAGCCGAGCCGAATACCACGACGGTACGTGGCGCCTCACCACCGCAGCGGGGGAAGAGACCTTCGACGTGCTCATCACCGCCACCGGGGTGCTGCGGGTACCGCGGTATCCGGACATCACCGGCCGGGAGACGTTTGCCGGTGCGGCGTTTCACTCGTCACGGTGGGATCACTCGGTCACGTTGCCGGACAAACGGATTGGTGTGATCGGGTCCGGCTCGACCGGCGTCCAGATCGTCGCGGAACTGGGCGGCAATGTGCGGCAATTGAAGCTCTTTCAGCGCACCGCGCAATGGATCTGTCCGATGCCCAATTTGCGTTACTCGTTGCTGACCCGGACGGCGCTCCGTCGCTGGCCCAAGCTGAATGGGCTGCCGTACCGCTTCTGGGGCTGGTACGTGCGGTATTTCTTTGGTAAGGCGCCGATCCGTCCGGGCTTGCAGCGTGCCGTCGTCACATTCCTGAGCCGATGGAACCTGCGGCTGTCGGTACGTGACAAGCAGTTACGGGCCAAGCTCACCCCGAAAGACCTGCCGATGTGCAAAAGGCTGATTTTCGCGGGCCATTTCTACCGGTCGGTCCAGCAGCCGGGCGTCGAGGTGATCACCGACGCGATCGACCACATCGAGCCCCGCGGCGTCGTCACCGCAGACGGCACGCTGCACGAACTGGACGTACTGGTTTACGCCACCGGCTTCGACGCTCGCGCCTATGTGCGCCCGCTGGAAGTGATAGGGGAGACCGGACTCACCTTGGACGAAGCGTGGGCCGACGGACCCGTGGCGTACCGGTCGGTCGCGGTGCCGGGCTTCCCCAACCTGTTCATGCTGATGGGCCCGCACTCGCCGATCGGCAACCAATCGCTGATCCCGGTCGCCGAGGACCAGGCCGACTATGCGACGTGGTGGATCAACCAGCTTCGCGACGGTGTCGTCCACGCTGCGGCGCCAACTGAAGCGGCCACTAAGGAATACAACGAGAGCATGAAAGCGGCGATGCCGCAGACGATCTGGGTTACCGGCTGCAGCAGCTGGTATCTAGGCAAGGATGGGCTGCCCGAGCTCTTCCCGTGGACACCGGAGACCCACCACGAGTTGCTACGTCAACCGGAGCTCGCACATTTTGACGTGCGCACCGCCTGA
- a CDS encoding SDR family NAD(P)-dependent oxidoreductase codes for MNDTGAPTVLILGGRSEIGVELAVRLAPGASVVLAARGADRLGEQAAAVRAAGATAVFTREFDADDLESHGPLIASIIAENGAIDTAVLAFGVLGDQGRAEVDAAHAVAVVHTDYVAQVSMLTHLAAAMRQAGRGALVVFSSVAGVRVRRANYVYGSAKAGLDGFASGLADALHGTGVRLLIVRPGFVIGRMTDGMSPAPLSSTPAQVAAATARALAKNRRSVWIPWTLRPVFFGMRLLPQFVWRRMPR; via the coding sequence GTGAATGACACGGGCGCACCCACGGTGCTGATTCTGGGTGGCCGCAGCGAAATCGGGGTCGAGCTTGCGGTGCGGCTCGCTCCCGGTGCGTCCGTGGTGCTGGCCGCGCGGGGTGCGGATCGCCTCGGCGAGCAGGCTGCGGCGGTCCGGGCGGCCGGCGCGACGGCGGTGTTCACCCGCGAGTTCGACGCCGATGATTTGGAGTCCCACGGGCCGCTGATCGCCTCGATCATCGCCGAGAACGGCGCGATCGACACCGCGGTGCTTGCTTTCGGAGTGCTCGGCGACCAGGGCCGGGCCGAGGTCGATGCGGCGCACGCGGTGGCCGTCGTCCACACCGACTATGTCGCTCAGGTCAGCATGCTGACCCATCTGGCCGCGGCGATGCGGCAGGCCGGTCGGGGAGCGCTGGTGGTGTTCTCGTCGGTGGCCGGCGTGCGGGTGCGCCGGGCCAATTACGTCTACGGCTCCGCGAAAGCCGGCCTGGACGGCTTCGCCAGCGGGCTGGCCGACGCGCTGCACGGGACCGGCGTGCGGCTGTTGATCGTGCGGCCCGGTTTCGTCATCGGGCGGATGACGGACGGCATGTCGCCGGCCCCGCTGTCCAGCACGCCGGCTCAGGTCGCCGCCGCGACCGCGCGTGCCCTGGCCAAGAACCGCCGCAGCGTGTGGATCCCGTGGACGCTGCGGCCGGTGTTTTTCGGCATGCGACTGCTGCCGCAGTTCGTCTGGCGCAGGATGCCGCGGTGA
- a CDS encoding F420-dependent biliverdin reductase — protein MANSSARLTNDALAFLTERHLAMLTTLRADNSPHVVAVGFTFDPKTHIARVITTGGSQKAVNADRGGVAVLSQVDGARWLSLEGSASVNGEIDAVRDAELRYAQRYRTPRANPRRVVIEVQVERVLGSSDLLARKAD, from the coding sequence ATGGCGAACTCCTCTGCCCGACTGACCAACGACGCGTTGGCGTTTCTCACCGAACGTCACCTCGCGATGCTGACCACGCTGCGCGCCGACAATTCGCCGCACGTGGTCGCGGTGGGTTTCACCTTCGACCCCAAGACCCACATCGCGCGGGTGATCACCACCGGCGGCTCGCAGAAGGCGGTCAACGCCGATCGGGGCGGCGTCGCCGTGCTCAGTCAAGTCGATGGGGCGCGCTGGCTGTCGCTGGAGGGCAGCGCCAGCGTGAACGGTGAGATCGATGCCGTGCGTGACGCGGAACTGCGTTACGCGCAGCGCTACCGCACGCCGCGGGCAAATCCGCGCCGCGTGGTCATCGAGGTGCAGGTCGAGCGGGTGCTGGGGTCCTCGGACCTGCTGGCCCGCAAAGCCGACTGA
- a CDS encoding pyruvate kinase: MAAQPGLSDTDLTGPPRADPDAESELIRLQKDVEQLLAKLAEAESLWSPWLAAVAPANRSSALNLVRYWAIRQCDLRDLQERLAGFGLSSLGRAEAHVAAALLLVQAAIGAMLGTRWQRPQLTTVGIDEGCRLLSMRTQELLGPPPPGRSTRIMVTLPSEAATDAKLVATLVQRGMNVARINCAHDDAAAWRNMARNVRQAAAAHGRTCLIAMDLAGPKLRTGPLEPGPRVVKLRPTKDLLGRVSAPAHAWLTPAENPVPPPGRMVVIPVPENWLHRRRGGEELRFHDTRGSARRLILLDEGDAVSAGGLLAEVPKAAYVATGTVFHVAGADDPAAVGLLPTVQQSLRLHRGDLLALTRDCSAAPVDSGSRNGHQARIGCTLPEIFDHAQVGEIVLFDDGLIGGHITRASPDVLTIHIDHAADNGSRLHADRGINVPDTRLPIPALTKKDIADLRVVAELADLVELSFVREPSDVEQLLEEMERLDASHLGVVLKIETGEGFEHLPQLLLTVMRHPRAGVMIARGDLAVECGYDRLAELQEEILWLCESAHLPTIWATQVLEQLAKTGKPSRAEISDAAMSERAECVMLNKGPFIEDAVIALDDILRRMAGHLHKRSGLLRSLHSWQPSAKVNRPACD; the protein is encoded by the coding sequence GTGGCCGCTCAACCCGGACTGTCTGACACCGATCTGACCGGGCCGCCACGAGCGGACCCGGACGCCGAGTCAGAATTGATCCGCTTGCAAAAAGATGTGGAGCAACTGCTGGCGAAACTCGCTGAGGCTGAATCGCTTTGGTCCCCTTGGCTCGCTGCGGTCGCTCCGGCGAATCGCAGCAGCGCGCTCAACCTGGTGCGTTACTGGGCCATCCGCCAGTGCGACCTGCGTGACTTGCAAGAACGACTGGCAGGCTTCGGACTGTCGTCGCTGGGCCGGGCCGAGGCGCATGTCGCCGCAGCCCTGCTGCTCGTGCAGGCAGCCATCGGTGCGATGCTCGGCACGCGCTGGCAGCGCCCGCAATTGACGACCGTGGGCATCGACGAAGGCTGCCGGCTGCTCAGCATGCGCACCCAGGAATTGTTGGGGCCGCCGCCTCCGGGTCGTTCGACGAGGATCATGGTCACCCTGCCGAGCGAGGCGGCTACGGACGCCAAGCTGGTTGCCACCCTGGTGCAACGCGGGATGAATGTAGCCCGCATCAACTGCGCTCACGATGATGCCGCGGCCTGGCGAAACATGGCCCGCAATGTGCGCCAAGCCGCTGCTGCGCACGGCCGAACCTGCCTGATAGCCATGGACTTGGCCGGTCCGAAGCTGCGCACCGGTCCACTCGAGCCGGGCCCGCGCGTCGTCAAGCTCCGGCCTACCAAAGACCTTTTGGGCCGCGTCTCAGCTCCGGCACACGCCTGGCTGACGCCGGCGGAAAATCCGGTGCCGCCGCCAGGACGCATGGTGGTGATTCCGGTACCGGAAAATTGGCTGCACCGCCGCAGAGGCGGAGAAGAACTCCGGTTCCACGACACCCGTGGCTCTGCCCGCCGCCTGATCCTTCTCGACGAGGGGGACGCCGTCTCCGCCGGTGGGTTGTTGGCGGAGGTGCCCAAAGCGGCTTATGTGGCTACCGGGACGGTGTTTCATGTCGCAGGAGCCGACGATCCTGCCGCGGTCGGCCTGCTTCCCACGGTGCAGCAGAGCTTGCGACTGCACCGCGGCGATCTGCTCGCGTTAACCAGAGACTGTTCGGCGGCACCGGTAGATAGCGGCAGTCGGAATGGCCACCAGGCTCGGATCGGATGCACGTTGCCAGAAATCTTCGACCATGCTCAGGTGGGCGAGATAGTCCTGTTCGACGACGGGCTTATAGGTGGACACATCACCAGGGCCAGTCCCGACGTACTGACCATCCACATTGACCACGCAGCCGACAACGGATCTCGGTTGCATGCCGACCGGGGAATCAACGTCCCCGACACCCGCCTTCCGATTCCGGCGCTCACCAAGAAAGACATTGCCGACCTACGGGTGGTGGCAGAACTGGCGGACCTAGTTGAGCTTTCGTTCGTACGCGAGCCCTCCGATGTCGAGCAGCTCCTGGAGGAGATGGAACGGCTCGATGCCTCACACCTCGGCGTCGTGTTGAAAATCGAAACCGGCGAGGGCTTCGAACACCTGCCTCAGCTGCTGCTCACCGTGATGCGGCACCCCCGCGCAGGGGTCATGATCGCCCGCGGGGATCTCGCCGTGGAGTGCGGCTATGACCGGTTGGCCGAATTGCAGGAAGAGATCCTGTGGCTGTGTGAGTCCGCACACCTCCCGACGATTTGGGCGACCCAAGTTCTCGAGCAACTGGCCAAGACCGGCAAACCGTCCCGTGCAGAAATCAGTGACGCCGCGATGAGCGAGCGCGCCGAGTGCGTCATGCTCAACAAGGGCCCGTTCATCGAAGATGCGGTGATAGCGCTCGACGACATTTTGCGGCGCATGGCGGGACACCTTCACAAACGAAGTGGTCTGCTGCGCTCGCTGCATTCCTGGCAGCCGAGCGCGAAAGTTAACCGGCCGGCGTGTGACTGA
- a CDS encoding GNAT family N-acetyltransferase, giving the protein MTDHDRAAARREITNAFMNALERRHEVLDLIVEADDRPSAVDGIVELLGTSRLGAEAVIGMSFDQLTKDSRKIIAAELEDLNNILSFTFKDRPASSGDSMALRAFSGKSDHDIFAARTEDIGAKGDGSGAPAADLEDEIRSAQERFDAEEAAWFVAVDGDEKVGMVFGELDGHEVHVRIWIHPDYRHRGYGTAALAKSRPELAAYFPAVPLVIRAPGATLV; this is encoded by the coding sequence ATGACCGATCACGACCGCGCCGCCGCCCGCCGAGAAATCACCAACGCCTTCATGAATGCGCTGGAACGACGACACGAAGTGCTAGACCTGATCGTGGAAGCCGACGACCGGCCGTCGGCGGTCGACGGCATCGTCGAGCTGCTCGGCACCTCGCGGCTTGGCGCCGAAGCGGTGATCGGCATGTCGTTCGACCAGCTGACCAAGGACTCGCGCAAGATCATCGCCGCCGAGCTCGAGGACCTGAACAACATCTTGAGTTTCACGTTCAAGGACCGGCCGGCCAGCTCGGGCGACTCGATGGCCCTGCGCGCGTTCTCTGGCAAGTCCGACCACGACATCTTCGCCGCGCGCACCGAGGACATCGGCGCCAAGGGCGACGGATCGGGTGCTCCCGCCGCCGACCTCGAGGACGAAATCCGTTCGGCGCAGGAACGATTCGACGCCGAAGAAGCCGCCTGGTTCGTCGCGGTCGACGGTGACGAGAAGGTCGGGATGGTGTTCGGTGAGCTCGACGGCCACGAGGTGCACGTTCGGATCTGGATCCACCCCGACTACCGGCATCGCGGCTACGGCACTGCCGCGCTGGCCAAGTCGCGACCCGAGCTGGCGGCATATTTCCCCGCGGTACCGCTGGTGATCCGGGCGCCGGGCGCCACGCTCGTCTAG
- a CDS encoding M24 family metallopeptidase: MSSQRFDAGVYGRRIAAARSATAQAGLAGLVITPGYDLRYLLGSRAQTFERLTALVLPVSGEPTVVVPRLELAALRQSAVTDLGLAVRDWVDGDNPYQLVAAAMGGAPAATAVTDSMPALHLLPLADVLGVVPVLATDVLRELRMVKDAAEVDVLRKAGAAIDRVHARVPEFLVPGRTEADVAADIAEAIVAEGHSEVAFVIVGSGPHGADPHHEFSDREIQIGDIVVVDIGGAYAPGYNSDSTRTYSIGDPSPEVAQQYSVLQRAQRAAVEAVRPGVTAEQVDAAAREVLADAGLAEYFVHRTGHGIGLSVHEEPYIVAGNDLPLLAGMAFSVEPGIYFPGQWGARIEDIVVVSDDGAQPVNNGPHELIVVAV, encoded by the coding sequence ATGTCTTCTCAGCGCTTCGATGCCGGGGTGTACGGCCGTCGGATAGCGGCGGCGCGGTCGGCCACCGCGCAGGCGGGCCTGGCCGGTCTGGTCATCACGCCCGGGTACGACCTGCGCTATCTGCTCGGCTCACGGGCCCAGACCTTCGAGCGGCTGACGGCTCTGGTGCTGCCGGTTTCCGGCGAGCCGACTGTGGTGGTACCGCGGCTTGAGTTGGCGGCGCTGCGACAGTCCGCGGTCACCGATCTTGGCCTGGCGGTGCGGGATTGGGTCGACGGCGATAACCCCTACCAGCTGGTCGCGGCGGCGATGGGTGGCGCTCCGGCGGCGACCGCGGTCACCGATTCGATGCCGGCACTGCATCTGCTGCCGTTGGCCGACGTGCTCGGCGTGGTGCCGGTGCTGGCCACCGACGTGCTGCGCGAACTGCGGATGGTCAAGGACGCCGCCGAAGTCGACGTGCTGCGCAAGGCAGGCGCGGCCATCGACCGGGTGCACGCGCGGGTGCCGGAGTTTCTGGTGCCCGGTCGGACCGAGGCCGATGTTGCCGCCGACATCGCCGAAGCCATTGTCGCCGAAGGGCATTCGGAGGTGGCGTTCGTCATCGTCGGCTCCGGGCCGCACGGCGCGGACCCGCATCACGAGTTCTCCGATCGCGAAATCCAGATCGGCGACATCGTCGTCGTCGACATCGGCGGAGCCTACGCGCCCGGCTACAACTCCGACTCGACGCGCACGTACAGCATCGGCGATCCGAGTCCCGAAGTGGCGCAACAGTATTCGGTACTGCAGCGGGCGCAACGCGCTGCGGTCGAAGCGGTGCGTCCCGGTGTCACCGCCGAACAGGTCGACGCTGCGGCCCGCGAGGTGCTGGCCGACGCAGGGCTTGCCGAATATTTCGTGCACCGCACCGGCCACGGCATCGGATTGTCGGTGCACGAAGAGCCCTACATCGTGGCCGGCAACGACCTGCCGCTGCTGGCGGGCATGGCGTTCTCAGTCGAGCCCGGGATTTACTTCCCCGGGCAGTGGGGGGCCCGCATCGAGGACATCGTCGTGGTGTCCGACGACGGCGCCCAGCCGGTCAACAACGGGCCGCACGAACTGATCGTGGTCGCGGTTTAA
- a CDS encoding 5'-3' exonuclease, with amino-acid sequence MPAPLLLLDGASMWFRSYFGVPSSITAPDGRPVNAVRGFLDSVATLITKHRPGRLVVCLDLDWRPKFRVEAIPSYKAHRVEEENPAGQADVEEVPDDLSPQVEMIAEILDAFGFCSGGAEGFEADDVIGTLADQERRDPVIVVSGDRDLLQVVRDDPVPVRVLYLGRGLSNATLLGPVEVSDKYGVPAHRAGAGYAELALLRGDPSDGLPGVPGIGEKTAATLLAQHGSLAAILDAVDDPKSSLAKGVRAKLRGAADYIEAAGPVVRVATDAPVTFSTDTDALPLVAADPRRTAELAAELGVGSPIARLQKALDAL; translated from the coding sequence ATGCCCGCGCCGCTGCTGCTGCTCGACGGCGCCAGCATGTGGTTTCGCTCCTATTTCGGCGTCCCGTCGTCGATCACCGCACCCGACGGCCGTCCGGTCAACGCGGTCCGCGGCTTCCTGGACTCGGTGGCCACGCTGATCACCAAACACCGGCCCGGCCGGTTGGTGGTCTGCCTGGATCTGGATTGGCGGCCGAAGTTCCGGGTCGAGGCCATCCCGTCGTACAAGGCGCATCGGGTCGAGGAGGAAAACCCGGCCGGGCAGGCCGACGTCGAGGAAGTACCCGATGATCTGTCGCCGCAGGTCGAGATGATCGCGGAGATCCTCGACGCATTCGGCTTCTGCAGCGGCGGTGCCGAGGGATTCGAAGCCGACGACGTGATCGGCACGCTGGCCGATCAGGAACGCCGCGACCCGGTGATCGTCGTCAGCGGCGACCGCGACCTGCTGCAGGTCGTCCGGGACGACCCGGTTCCGGTGCGGGTGCTCTACCTCGGCCGCGGCCTGAGCAACGCCACGTTGCTGGGTCCGGTCGAGGTCTCCGACAAGTACGGCGTGCCCGCCCACCGGGCCGGCGCCGGCTACGCCGAGTTGGCGTTGCTGCGCGGCGATCCTTCCGACGGGCTGCCCGGGGTGCCCGGTATCGGGGAGAAGACCGCCGCGACGCTGCTGGCCCAGCACGGCTCGCTGGCCGCGATCCTGGACGCCGTCGACGACCCCAAATCGTCTCTGGCGAAAGGGGTTCGGGCCAAGCTGCGCGGGGCCGCCGACTACATCGAGGCGGCAGGCCCGGTGGTCCGGGTCGCCACCGATGCGCCCGTCACGTTCTCGACCGACACCGACGCGTTGCCGTTGGTGGCGGCCGACCCGCGGCGCACCGCAGAACTCGCCGCCGAACTGGGTGTCGGGTCACCGATCGCACGGCTGCAGAAAGCGCTGGACGCGCTCTGA
- a CDS encoding DUF4333 domain-containing protein produces MSGPQGTDPTQPWQPPQGESQQSGEEQAQHVSPWQQQPSGEQGWQPSAEQQTWQAPAYTPTEYGQYQQPPAQYYPPSQPFPPGYPQPEQYGGQTPQYGQYGQPGQYAQPGQYGQPGQYGQPGQYGQPGQYGQPGQYGQYPGPYGQPPAGPNKSRTVVGTIAGIFAAIVVAVVLVLGFWAPGFFVTTKLDVGKAEAGVQQILSDNTNGYGAKNVKDVKCNNGQNPTVKKGQSFDCDVSVDGTKRSVTVTFQDNKGTYEVGRPK; encoded by the coding sequence ATGAGCGGACCGCAGGGAACCGACCCCACGCAGCCGTGGCAGCCGCCCCAGGGTGAAAGTCAGCAATCCGGCGAGGAGCAGGCCCAGCACGTCTCACCCTGGCAGCAGCAACCGTCCGGCGAGCAGGGCTGGCAGCCCTCAGCCGAACAGCAGACGTGGCAGGCGCCCGCGTACACGCCCACCGAATACGGGCAGTACCAGCAGCCGCCCGCGCAGTACTACCCGCCGTCCCAGCCGTTCCCGCCGGGCTACCCGCAGCCGGAGCAGTACGGCGGTCAAACCCCGCAGTACGGCCAGTACGGCCAGCCGGGCCAATACGCGCAACCCGGTCAGTACGGCCAACCCGGTCAGTACGGCCAACCTGGCCAGTACGGCCAGCCGGGTCAATACGGTCAACCCGGCCAGTACGGCCAGTACCCCGGCCCGTACGGCCAGCCGCCGGCCGGCCCGAACAAGTCACGGACGGTGGTCGGCACCATCGCCGGAATCTTCGCCGCCATCGTCGTCGCCGTCGTGCTGGTGCTGGGCTTCTGGGCACCCGGATTCTTCGTGACCACGAAGCTGGACGTGGGCAAAGCCGAGGCCGGTGTCCAACAGATCCTGAGCGACAACACCAACGGCTACGGGGCCAAGAACGTCAAAGACGTCAAGTGCAACAACGGTCAGAACCCGACCGTCAAGAAAGGCCAGAGCTTCGACTGCGACGTCAGCGTCGACGGCACCAAGCGTTCGGTGACCGTGACGTTCCAGGACAACAAAGGCACCTACGAGGTCGGCCGACCCAAGTAG